The following is a genomic window from Burkholderia cepacia ATCC 25416.
GGTGATCGAAATAGCGGCCCAGGTAGGCGAGTGCCTCGTCGATCGTCAGCAGGTCGCGGATCGCCTGGTATTTTTCCTCGGCCTCGGCAGCCGTGCGGCCGACGATCGGCCCGATGCCGGGGAAGACCTTCACGTCGCTGCCTTGCCGGCCGTGCTCGATCGCGCTCTGCTTCACGCGCCGCGTGAACGCGGCCGTCTCGTCGAGCGACGGCGAATGCGTGAACACGGCATCCGCGTACTTTCCGGCGAGCCCGATGCCGGTGTCGGAGGAGCCGGCCTGGAAGATCACCGGCTGCCCCTGCGGGGACCGCTGGATGTTCAGCGGGCCCGCGACCTGGAAGAAGCGGCCGTGGTGGTCGAGCGTGTGGAGCTTGTCGCGATCGAAGAAGCGGCCGGTCGCGCGGTCGCGCACGAATGCGTCGTCGTCCCAGCTGTCCCACAGGCCCTGCACGACGTCGAGGTATTCGTCGGCGATCTCGTAGCGCAGCTCATGATCGGGATGCACCTTGCCGAAGTTCTTCGCGGTGCCCTCGAGCGGCGTCGTCACGACGTTCCAGCCCGCGCGCCCGCCGCTGATCGCATCGAGCGACGCCAGCTGGCGGGCAACCGTGAACGGCTCGCTGTACGACGTCGAGATCGTGCCCGCGAGCCCGATCTTCTTCGTCGCGACCGCGAGCGCCGACAGCACGGTCAGCGGCTCGAAGCGGTTCAGGAAGTGCGGGATCGACTTCTCGTTGATGTAGAGGCCGTCCGCGACGAACGCGAAGGCGATGCCGGCGGCTTCCGCCTTGCGGGCGATGCCGATCGCGAAATCGAGGTTGATGCTCGCGTCCGGCGGGTTGCTCGGGTGCCGCCATGCGTTCATGTGGCTGCCTGCGCCTTGCAGCATCAGGCCGAAAGGAATCGATCGTCGGGTCGTCATGGGA
Proteins encoded in this region:
- a CDS encoding LLM class flavin-dependent oxidoreductase, producing MTTRRSIPFGLMLQGAGSHMNAWRHPSNPPDASINLDFAIGIARKAEAAGIAFAFVADGLYINEKSIPHFLNRFEPLTVLSALAVATKKIGLAGTISTSYSEPFTVARQLASLDAISGGRAGWNVVTTPLEGTAKNFGKVHPDHELRYEIADEYLDVVQGLWDSWDDDAFVRDRATGRFFDRDKLHTLDHHGRFFQVAGPLNIQRSPQGQPVIFQAGSSDTGIGLAGKYADAVFTHSPSLDETAAFTRRVKQSAIEHGRQGSDVKVFPGIGPIVGRTAAEAEEKYQAIRDLLTIDEALAYLGRYFDHHDFTQYPLDAPFPELGELGRNSFRSTTDRIKADAKQKGLSLRETALAVATPRPNFIGTAEHVADELIRWHDAGAGDGFILGFAVQAQGVDDFVELVIPALEARGRYSRDLPGATLRDHLGLPRKASRHAVPDASPETAAEAHA